The following proteins are co-located in the Enoplosus armatus isolate fEnoArm2 chromosome 10, fEnoArm2.hap1, whole genome shotgun sequence genome:
- the ddx41 gene encoding probable ATP-dependent RNA helicase DDX41 produces METENRPPKRSHGEDERSGSEGMEDDDYVPYVPVKIRKQQMLQKMLRLRGKAVDEEQKDSGEEQRDEDEGLGPRSNVSLLDQHQHLKEKAEARKESAKEKQLKEEEKILESVAEGRALMSVKEMAKGIIYDDPIKTSWKPPRYILNMPDTRHERVRKKFHILVDGDGIPAPIKSFREMKFPPAILKGLKKKGIVHPTPIQIQGIPTVLSGRDMIGIAFTGSGKTLVFTLPIIMFALEQEKRLPFFKREGPYGLIICPSRELARQTHSIIEYYCKLLEEEGAPQLRSALCIGGMSVKEQMEVVKHGVHMMVATPGRLMDLLQKKMVSLDICRYLALDEADRMIDMGFEEDIRTIFSYFKGQRQTLLFSATMPKKIQNFAKSALVKPITINVGRAGAASLDVIQEVEYVKEEAKMVYLLECLQKTPPPVLIFAEKKADVDAIHEYLLLKGVEAVAIHGGKDQEERTKAIEAFKEGKKDVLVATDVASKGLDFPAIQHVVNYDMPEEIENYVHRIGRTGRSGKTGIATTFINKGCDESVLMDLKALLVEAKQKVPPVLQVLQTGDETMLDIGGERGCTFCGGLGHRITDCPKLEAMQTKQVTNIGRKDYLAHSSMDF; encoded by the exons ATGGAGACCGAAAATCGTCCCCCAAAG AGGTCCCATGGGGAGGATGAAAGGTCTGGCTCAGAGGGGATGGAGGATGACGATTATGTTCCTTACGTTCCagtcaaaataagaaaacaacaaatg CTACAGAAGATGTTACGTCTGCGAGGAAAGGCGGTGGATGAGGAGCAGAAGGACAGtggggaggagcagagggatgAGGACGAGGGTCTTGGTCCACGCTCCAATGTCAGCCTCCTTGACCAGCATCAGCACCTCAAGGAAAAAGCAGAAG CCCGTAAGGAGTCGGCCAAAGAGAAGCagctgaaagaggaagagaagattCTCGAGAGCGTTGCAGAGGGCAGAG CTCTGATGTCTGTGAAGGAAATGGCCAAAGGTATCATATATGATGACCCCATAAAAACAAG CTGGAAGCCACCACGCTACATCCTGAATATGCCAGACACCCGACATGAGCGCGTCAGGAAGAAGTTTCACATCCTGGTCGATGGAGATGGCATCCCCGCTCCAATCAAAAGCTTCAGGGAGATGAAGTTTCCACCAG CGATTCTAAAAGGTTTGAAAAAGAAGGGCATTGTGCATCCCACACCAATTCAAATTCAAGGAATCCCTACAGT TCTGTCAGGTCGAGACATGATTGGCATAGCCTTCACTGGTTCTGGAAAGACTTTGGTCTTCACTTTGCCCATCATCATGTTCGCCCTGGAGCAGGAGAAAAGGCTGCCTTTCTTTAAGAGAGAGGGACCGTATGGACTCATCATCTGTCCTTCA CGAGAGTTGGCGAGGCAGACTCACAGCATCATCGAGTACTACTgcaagctgctggaggaggaaggagctcCTCAGCTGCGCTCTGCCCTCTGCATTGGAGGAATGTCTGTCAAGGAGCAGATGGAGGTAGTAAAACA TGGTGTCCACATGATGGTTGCTACCCCTGGCAGACTGATGGACTTGCTTCAGAAGAAGATGGTGAGTCTTGACATCTGCCGGTACTTGGCTCTGGATGAGGCCGATAGGATGATTGACATGGGCTTTGAGGAAGACATCAGAACCATCTTCTCCTATTTCAAG GGACAAAGACAAACCCTGCTTTTCAGCGCCACTATGCCCAAGAAGATCCAGAACTTTGCCAAGAGTGCGCTGGTCAAACCCATCACCATCAACGTGGGCAGGGCCGGTGCTGCCAGCTTGGATGTCATCCAG gaagtGGAATACGTTAAAGAGGAGGCCAAGATGGTGTACCTGCTGGAGTGTCTCCAGAAAACACCACCTCCT GTGCTGATATTTGCTGAGAAGAAGGCCGATGTGGATGCCATCCATGAGTATCTGCTGCTAAAAGGAGTAGAGGCGGTGGCCATCCATGGAGGAAAAG ATCAGGAGGAAAGAACAAAAGCCATAGAGGCAtttaaagaaggaaagaaagatgtCCTGGTTGCCACAGACGTTGCCTCCAAGGGTCTGGATTTCCCAGCTATACAGCATGTAGTGAACTATGACATGCCCGAGGAAATAGAAAACTATG TCCATAGAATTGGAAGAACTGGACGATCGGGCAAGACCGGTATTGCAACTACGTTCATCAATAAAGGCTGTG ATGAGTCAGTACTGATGGACCTTAAAGCCCTGCTAGTTGAAGCCAAGCAGAAGGTTCCTCCAGTCCTCCAGGTGCTCCAGACGGGAGACGAGACCATGCTGGACATCGGAG GAGAGAGGGGCTGTACATTTTGCGGTGGTCTTGGTCATCGTATTACAGACTGTCCTAAGTTGGAGGCCATGCAGACCAAGCAGGTCACCAACATCGGCCGGAAAGACTACCTGGCTCATAGCTCGATGGACTTCTAA
- the fam193b gene encoding protein FAM193B has protein sequence MARKKSKQQGVAQKELVPGQQTVPKSPVSPGDAAGGGGGDAGLDRLATTRANQPMHTCCLLCHREFKDWGAGSVNGLPGGHGTKLADAVPALSQALLREAPGRKLADAVPSLSQSLLGEVPLWICQSCCKSVEEEERRSTQEQPTPVPLSHSSSCKSQSCGNGYPEQSTVDWDPSSFLSAHKLSGLWNSAHTNGGEHCNHNTSAHSQQGLSSQGVTAGSACHEKRGLHEAPGKSAKTSGAKVCPYSHPSTQNSSGSSAGNPQSTSADLCKTTPKHFKTMCRRPTPPGEAFHPSDHHQHTDLSVPPNSPTGLSSQHSSLLPPKPNSGQHGHVTSSSGTGVAAHAPFSPLVPNLQGPTAKLNSPSPDSPTSVHKPSPCKNSHIPAVNTQHSKLGTSVMGCNHPCNGHSAGTVAASNVGHLTAGACRDQACKGHKMTNGTLCHPSSELEEGEDEDSSSERSSCASSSTNQKDGKYCDCCYCEFFGHNAPPAAPTSRNYAEIREKLRSRLTRRKEELPQRQDSDLTATGAIDNRDVDELLDFINSSEPKPVNSAKAAKRARHKQKKKEKAQQGNMGAAGSDPHSDPSEAVDEPLPDGSEASRLLDWPQLELERVNSFLTSRLEEIKNTIKDSIRASFSMYDLNLDVNDFPKKAATLEGNHLLSHLNGSSDLQQIDLDLAPLSLGTFKSHLDLVNGWEDTTTVPSPNSTTTASGVPAVSKDIQRLHTTPSLSKLIRVRSPERCTSTGSDSLPQVPAQATAKSKEDTPDPKNTTVGNGGAKSKKNKKQLQRQEQSVSEHNSNKPTKAVSGNETQKTNESKEVASNGSKAGNKQPQHSADNQRNGPKKAEEGRSSKHAANGGLLNAQRGKGDTETRSGRSEQDSESKAHPTIPVNGQQQQQSKGKNKKNKNKGEKSSSAIDDVFLPKDVDPTEMDEIDREVEYFKRFCLDSAKQTRQKVAVNWSNFSLKKVPSNAAQ, from the exons ATGGCAAGGAAGAAAAGCAAGCAGCAAGGAGTCGCCCAGAAGGAGCTTGTACCAGGACAGCAGACCGTACCGAAGAGCCCAGTCTCTCCCGGCGATGCAGCTGGCGGTGGCGGCGGAGATGCTGGGCTGGATAGGCTGGCCACTACCAGGGCGAACCAG CCTATGCACACCTGCTGCCTCCTGTGCCACCGTGAATTTAAAGACTGGGGAGCAGGCTCCGTGAACGGACTCCCCGGAGGCCACGGGACCAAGCTGGCTGATGCCGTGCCTGCACTCTCCCAGGCCTTATTGCGGGAGGCGCCAGGGCGTAAGCTTGCTGATGCGGTGCCCTCGCTGTCTCAATCCCTGCTGGGAGAGGTGCCTCTGTGGAtctgtcagagctgctgcaagagtgtggaagaggaggagaggcggagCACCCAGGAGCAGCCGACGCCG gtACCATTGTCACACTCTTCCTCCTGTAAGTCCCAGAGCTGTGGGAACGGTTACCCGGAGCAAAGTACTGTGGACTGGGACCCGAGTTCCTTCCTGTCAGCCCACAAACTGTCAGGTCTCTGGAACTCTGCCCACACCAACGGAGGGGAACACTGTAACCACAACACTTCTGCACACTCACAACAAGGTCTGTCATCACAGG GTGTAACAGCAGGGTCAGCCTGTCATGAGAAAAGAGGACTTCATGAAGCGCCTGGGAAATCTGCTAAAACGTCAGGGGCCAAAGTCTGTCCCTACAGTCACCCATCAACCCAGAATTCCAGTGGATCTTCTGCTGGGAACCCCCAGTCTACCTCAGCAGACCTTTGTAAGACCACTCCCAAGCACTTCAAGACCATGTGCCGTCGACCAACGCCACCAG GTGAAGCCTTCCACCCCAGTGACCACCATCAACACACAGACTTGTCGGTACCCCCCAACAGTCCCACTGGGCTGTCTTCCCAGCATTCCTCCCTCCTGCCCCCAAAGCCGAACTCTGGGCAGCACGGCCATGTAACCTCCTCGTCTGGCACTGGTGTGGCAGCCCACGCTCCCTTCTCCCCGCTGGTACCAAACCTCCAAGGCCCTACAGCCAAACTCAATTCTCCCAGTCCAGACAGCCCAACATCGGTCCATAAGCCCAGCCCGTGCAAAAACTCCCACATTCCTGctgtgaacacacaacacagcaaactGGGCACGTCTGTCATGGGCTGTAACCATCCTTGTAATGGACACAGTGCAGGAACAGTGGCAGCTTCAAATGTTGGTCATTTAACAGCTGGGGCCTGCAG GGACCAGGCATGTAAGGggcacaaaatgacaaatgggACGTTGTGCCACCCATCGTctgagctggaggagggggaggatgaaGATAGCAGCTCTGAGAGGAGCTCCTGTGCCTCCTCTTCCACCAACCAGAAGGACGGGAAGTACTGCGACTGCTGCTACTGCGAGTTCTTTGGACACAACGCG CCTCCAGCTGCACCAACAAGCCGAAACTACGCTGAGATCCGAGAGAAGCTACGCTCACGTCTGACCCGGCGTAAAGAGGAGCTGCCTCAGCGTCAAGATTCTGACCTGACAGCAACTGGTGCCATTGACAACCGGGACGTAGATGAGCTGCTAGACTTCATAAACAGTTCTGAGCCCAAACCTGTTAACAGTGCCAAGGCTGCCAAAAGGGCAcgacacaaacaaaagaagaag GAAAAAGCTCAGCAGGGCAACATGGGTGCTGCAGGCAGTGACCCCCACTCCGATCCATCTGAGGCTGTTGACGAGCCCCTTCCTGATGGTTCAGAAGCCAGTCGGTTGCTTGACTGGCCTCAGCTGGAGCTTGAGCGCGTCAACAGTTTCCTCACCAGTCGGCTCGAAGAGATTAAGAACACCATCAAAGACTCAATCCGGGCCTCATTTAGCATGTACGACCTCAATCTGGATGTTAATGACTTCCCAAAGAAGGCAGCCACGTTGGAGGGCAACCATTTACTGTCCCATCTCAATGGTTCCTCTGACCTACAGCAGATAGACCTTGACCTGGCCCCTCTTTCGCTGGGAACCTTTAAGAGCCACCTAGACCTGGTTAATGGATGGGAGGACACAACCACTGTCCCATCCCCTAATTCCACCACCACAGCATCAGGAGTCCCTGCTGTGTCCAAGGACATCCAACGGTTGCACACTACCCCTAGCCTCTCAAAGCTCATAAGGGTTCGGTCCCCAGAAAGATGCACTTCCACTGGATCTGACAGTTTGCCACAGGTGCCAGCCCAAGCTACAGCTAAATCGAAGGAGGACACACCTGATCCCAAGAACACAACAGTTGGGAACGGTGGTGCAAAGtcaaagaagaataaaaagcaGCTGCAAAGGCAGGAGCAATCTGTGTCAGAGCATAACTCCAACAAACCAACCAAAGCCGTCTCCGGgaatgaaacacagaaaaccaaTGAGTCTAAAGAAGTGGCTTCTAATGGCTCAAAAGCTGGAAACAAACAGCCCCAGCACTCTGCAGACAACCAGAGAAACGGGCCTAAGAAAGCTGAAGAGGGCAGATCATCCAAACATGCAGCAAATGGTGGCCTCTTGAATGCACAAAGGGGGAAAGGTGACACAGAAACACGAAGTGGTCGGTCTGAGCAGGATTCAGAAAGCAAAGCTCACCCCACCATTCCAGTAAAtgggcagcaacagcagcaatcCAAGGGGAAAAAtaagaagaacaagaacaaggGTGAAAAATCCAGCAGTGCTATCG ATGATGTGTTTCTTCCTAAAGATGTGGATCCAACAGAAATGGATGAGATTGATCGGGAAGTGGAATACTTCAAAAG GTTTTGCCTTGATTCTGCAAAACAAACTCGCCAGAAGGTAGCAGTGAATTGGTCCAACTTCAGCCTCAAAAAGGTTCCTTCCAATGCAGCTCAATAA
- the mxd3 gene encoding max dimerization protein 3, producing the protein MEGNVCNIQVLLRAAEFLERREREAEHGYASLLPLSPGHSDKRSKQKSKKISAGGNRSVHNELEKNRRAQLRHCLEELKRQVPLSSDSMRNTTLNLLRRAQLHIKKLQEQDERAEQLKGRLRWEQRELRVRLEQLQRGTERMRNDSQGSTMSSERSDSDREDVEVDVESIVFDCMDSDGLSITHADADHCYSSMDKAWL; encoded by the exons ATGGAAGGAAACGTTTGCAACATCCAGGTGCTTCTTCGGGCTGCCGAGTTTCTGGAGAGAAGAGAGCGAG AGGCAGAACATGGATATGCTTCACTGCTGCCTCTTAGTCCAGGTCACTCTGATAAGCGAAGCAAACAGAAGAGCAAGAAGATATCGGCTGGTGGCAATAG GTCAGTTCACAACGAGCTGGAAAAAAACAG AAGAGCTCAGCTGAGGCACTgcctggaggagctgaagaggcaAGTCCCTCTGTCGTCTGACTCGATGAGGAACACCACCCTCAACCTGTTGAGACGAGCCCAGCTTCACATAAAG AAGCTGCAGGAGCAGGACGAGCGTGCAGAGCAGCTGAAGGGCCGCCTGCGCTGGGAGCAGAGGGAGCTGCGGGTTCggctggagcagctgcagagaggcaCGGAGAGGATGAGGAACGACAGCCAGGGCTCGACCATGTCCTCCGAGAGGTCAGACTCCGACAGAG AGGACGTGGAGGTTGACGTGGAAAGCATCGTGTTTGATTGCATGGACTCTGACGGACTGAGCATTACGCACGCTGATGCAGACCACTGTTACTCCAGCATGGACAAAGCCTGGCTAtga
- the prelid1a gene encoding PRELI domain containing 1a: protein MVKYFCCAGLLKSTWDQVCVAFWQRYPNPYSNHVLTEDIIFREVTPTNCLISRRLLTKTSRSPRWMERYLPKHMASSAYIIEDSIVDPQKRTMTTLTWNISHARLMSVEERCEYRINSENGSWTEIKREAWISSNVYGLARAIQEFGLARFKTSVTKTMKGFEYVLAKMQGETPSRTLAETATERARETALAAKEKAKDLASHAQKKQYV, encoded by the exons ATGGTGAAGTATTTCTGCTGCGCAGGGTTGCTCAAAAGCACCTGGGACCAAGTTTGTGTCGCTTTCTGGCAACGATATCCCAACCCTTACAG TAACCATGTTTTGACTGAGGATATAATTTTCCGAGAGGTTACTCCAACCAACTGCCTCATTTCCAGACGTCTGTTGACCAAAACTAGCCGATCGCCTCGCTGGATGGAGCGGTACCTTCCAAAGCACATGGCCAGCTCAGCATACATCATTGAGGACTCCATTGTGGACCCTCAGAAAAGGACCATGACCACACTCACGTGGAACATCAGCCACGCTCGCCTCATG TCTGTGGAAGAGCGGTGCGAGTACAGAATTAACTCTGAGAATGGCAGCTGGACTGAGATAAAAAGAGAAGCTTGGATCTCTTCCAATGTCTATGGGCTCGCTAGAGCTATTCAG GAATTTGGTCTTGCAAGGTTCAAGACCAGTGTTACAAAAACCATGAAAGGCTTTGAATACGTGCTGGCCAAAATGCAAG GTGAGACTCCATCAAGAACCTTAGCAGAAACTGCGacagagcgagcgagagagacagcACTGGCAGCTAAGGAGAAAGCCAAAGACCTCGCCTCACACGCCCAGAAGAAACAATACGTGTGA
- the npy7r gene encoding neuropeptide Y receptor Y7: MSPPDTSNSTSEGEAGETDPWILLNDSMGLHPPGFHTDITKHLGVQITLITAYSLIILLGLLGNALVIYMIIRYRNMRTVTNFFIANLALADLLVNTLCLPFTLVYTLLDEWKFGAVLCHMVPFAQALSVHVSILTLTVIALERYRCIVFHLGRRLTWHSSFLIMAFTWTMSAVLAAPLAIFREYRHEEIPSINLRMAVCSEKWPHGTSRDGVIYSLSMLLLQYIIPLAIISYAYICIWVKLKNHVSPSSRNDSINRRKKTTKMLALVVVVFATCWLPFHVFQLASDLDLVLRFKEYKLIYTVFHIIAMCSTFANPLLYGWMNKNYRNGFLMVFRCEDKPDSFHPEGSFRTRSTRRLTLNGRNGGHPPTAV; the protein is encoded by the coding sequence ATGAGCCCACCAGACACATCCAACAGCACAAGCGAAGGGGAGGCAGGTGAAACCGATCCCTGGATCCTACTTAACGACAGCATGGGTTTACACCCACCCGGTTTCCACACTGACATCACCAAGCACCTCGGAGTCCAGATCACCCTGATCACAGCTTATTCCCTGATCATTCTGCTGGGGCTGCTGGGGAATGCTCTTGTCATCTACATGATTATTCGCTACAGGAACATGCGAACAGTGACCAACTTCTTCATAGCTAACTTGGCCCTGGCAGACCTCCTGGTCAACACTCTCTGCTTACCCTTCACTCTGGTTTACACTCTGCTAGATGAGTGGAAGTTTGGTGCTGTGTTGTGCCACATGGTGCCCTTTGCCCAGGCCCTGAGCGTGCATGTATCCATCCTGACCCTGACTGTCATCGCTCTGGAGCGTTACCGCTGCATCGTCTTTCACCTCGGTCGGCGCCTCACGTGGCACTCCAGCTTCCTCATCATGGCGTTCACCTGGACTATGTCTGCTGTCCTGGCAGCACCCCTGGCCATATTCAGAGAGTACCGCCATGAAGAGATCCCTTCCATCAACCTGCGTATGGCTGTCTGCTCTGAGAAGTGGCCCCATGGGACCAGCAGGGACGGAGTCATCTACAGCCTCTCAATGCTGCTGCTACAGTACATTATTCCTTTAGCCATCATCAGTTACGCTTACATCTGCATCTGGGTCAAACTGAAGAATCATGTCAGCCCGTCCAGCCGAAACGACAGCATCAACCGTCGCAAAAAGACCACCAAGATGTTGgcgctggtggtggtggtgtttgcTACCTGCTGGTTGCCGTTCCACGTGTTCCAGCTGGCCAGTGATCTGGACCTGGTGCTCAGGTTTAAGGAGTACAAATTGATATACACAGTGTTCCATATCATAGCTATGTGTTCCACTTTTGCCAACCCTCTCCTGTATGGGTGGATGAATAAAAACTACAGGAATGGCTTCCTCATGGTCTTCCGTTGTGAGGATAAGCCAGATTCTTTCCACCCTGAGGGCTCGTTCAGGACACGCTCCACTAGACGGCTGACTCTGAATGGTCGTAATGGTGGACACCCGCCAACAGCTGTATAA